The proteins below are encoded in one region of Rouxiella sp. S1S-2:
- a CDS encoding HAD-IIB family hydrolase, translated as MTFLNEKWPSEFPFPTVIRTVVCCDLDETYIPSGSNKKALGGVDLLESYIESSAVEKGILAGWVTGTNLDSAWRKSKGYISRSPHFICCSLGTEFYWVRNGMLWPSEAWSERIRRSGYSRENVDGIICMLLEKGMPLSKQPDDYQGLYKTSCYYPEGPAMDSDFAFIQALADERRVRVVFTRCNPAAGDPPDCYDVEFIPLCCGKDQAVSFLMEETTLPKEAIIAFGDSANDFAMFAQAGKGYLVSNADPFAIKQYGSSLDLINNFATVPSAERQTPNRLFD; from the coding sequence ATGACTTTTTTAAATGAAAAATGGCCATCTGAATTTCCTTTCCCAACGGTGATTCGTACTGTGGTGTGCTGCGATCTTGACGAAACATACATTCCCTCGGGCAGTAACAAAAAGGCCTTGGGGGGAGTTGACCTGTTGGAGTCGTATATTGAATCCAGTGCGGTTGAAAAAGGCATCCTCGCAGGTTGGGTGACAGGAACTAATCTGGATTCGGCCTGGCGAAAGTCCAAAGGCTATATTTCACGGAGTCCCCATTTTATCTGTTGTAGCCTAGGTACTGAATTCTACTGGGTGAGAAATGGCATGCTCTGGCCATCGGAAGCCTGGTCTGAACGGATACGTCGTTCAGGATATAGCCGTGAAAACGTCGACGGTATAATCTGCATGCTGCTGGAAAAAGGTATGCCCCTGAGTAAACAACCGGACGATTATCAGGGCCTCTATAAAACCAGTTGTTACTATCCTGAAGGTCCGGCAATGGACAGTGATTTTGCCTTCATACAGGCACTTGCTGATGAACGACGCGTTCGTGTCGTTTTTACCCGCTGTAATCCAGCCGCCGGTGATCCACCTGATTGTTATGATGTTGAATTTATCCCGCTTTGTTGTGGCAAGGATCAGGCAGTGTCGTTTCTCATGGAAGAAACCACTCTTCCGAAAGAAGCCATTATCGCATTTGGTGACAGCGCGAATGATTTCGCCATGTTTGCGCAGGCTGGGAAAGGTTATCTGGTGAGTAATGCCGACCCGTTCGCGATTAAGCAGTACGGCAGCAGTCTGGACCTCATCAATAACTTTGCAACAGTGCCTTCCGCTGAGCGTCAAACCCCTAATAGGCTCTTCGATTAG
- a CDS encoding class II glutamine amidotransferase: MCRMILARGDFSVAQVMEAARSMCCGETAQHDGPIKVHPNGWGCLWLENGKINTLHGSESFADALSNIDIDSIRTKFLAVHVRHATLSKNIGVQFSHPLFRQCNSTAWYLMHNGFLPTIYPHLSLDVSHFDSAEYLEYIVDYINPGDFTRYYLSGKMASLAPGSSSGNAFFITGDKAWAWQWYPENTLLQSYFTMHLYQNGNTKYIASEQVLALGEASHWRQMLNHELYEISLAE, encoded by the coding sequence ATGTGCAGAATGATCTTGGCACGTGGCGATTTCTCGGTAGCGCAAGTCATGGAGGCTGCTCGTTCCATGTGCTGTGGAGAAACGGCACAACACGACGGGCCTATAAAGGTGCATCCTAATGGCTGGGGTTGCCTGTGGCTAGAAAATGGAAAAATAAATACTCTACATGGATCAGAGTCTTTTGCTGATGCGTTATCAAATATTGATATTGACAGCATTCGTACAAAATTTTTAGCAGTTCATGTACGCCATGCAACGCTGAGTAAAAATATCGGAGTTCAATTCTCTCATCCATTGTTTCGTCAGTGTAATTCCACTGCATGGTATTTGATGCATAATGGTTTTCTGCCAACAATTTATCCACACCTAAGTTTAGATGTCTCACACTTCGACTCGGCAGAATACCTTGAATATATTGTAGACTATATAAATCCGGGGGATTTTACTCGGTATTACCTCTCTGGGAAAATGGCGAGTTTAGCCCCTGGTAGCAGTTCAGGTAATGCTTTCTTTATTACAGGTGATAAAGCTTGGGCTTGGCAGTGGTATCCAGAAAATACATTGTTACAGAGTTATTTTACGATGCATCTTTATCAAAATGGCAATACTAAATACATTGCATCAGAACAAGTTTTAGCCCTGGGAGAAGCATCTCATTGGCGTCAGATGCTTAATCACGAACTGTATGAAATATCTTTAGCGGAGTGA
- a CDS encoding EamA family transporter, which translates to MSFRDTLLALCVIVAWGVNFVIIKVGLHTMPPFLLAGLRFTLVVFPAIFFVKAPKIQLRWLVAYGMTISFGQFAFLFMAIKIGMPAGLASLVIQAQAFFTILLGALILGEKLKWNHITGIFIAAIGLFMLAAAGVQGQVAGGIRLTAMMLTLAAALSWGVGNITNKVIMRDRQVPIISLVVWSALVPIVPFFACSWLFEGKAAISYSLLNINGQTILALIYLAFVATILSYAIWGTLLVRYETWRIAPLSLLVPVVGILSAALILSEELSSQQLIGALIIIAGLLVNVFGGLLTSNRRAY; encoded by the coding sequence ATGTCGTTTAGAGATACGCTATTGGCTCTCTGTGTAATTGTAGCTTGGGGAGTTAATTTTGTGATTATTAAGGTTGGACTTCATACTATGCCACCATTTTTATTGGCTGGCTTGCGTTTTACACTGGTTGTATTCCCGGCAATCTTTTTTGTCAAGGCGCCGAAAATACAGCTCCGCTGGTTAGTGGCGTATGGAATGACCATCAGCTTTGGTCAGTTTGCCTTTTTATTTATGGCGATCAAAATAGGTATGCCTGCAGGATTGGCATCATTAGTGATACAAGCACAGGCTTTCTTTACCATTTTGTTAGGCGCGTTGATACTCGGCGAAAAACTAAAATGGAATCATATCACCGGAATTTTTATTGCTGCTATAGGCTTGTTTATGTTGGCTGCAGCAGGTGTGCAAGGTCAGGTCGCTGGAGGTATCAGGCTGACTGCAATGATGCTGACACTGGCTGCTGCACTCTCATGGGGGGTTGGCAATATTACAAACAAAGTGATCATGCGTGATCGCCAGGTGCCAATAATATCATTGGTTGTTTGGAGTGCATTAGTGCCGATAGTGCCTTTTTTCGCCTGCTCATGGCTGTTTGAAGGAAAAGCGGCAATCAGCTATAGCTTATTGAATATAAATGGCCAAACCATCCTGGCTCTGATTTATCTGGCGTTTGTTGCCACCATCCTTAGCTACGCAATCTGGGGAACTTTATTAGTCCGCTATGAAACCTGGCGTATTGCACCGCTGTCATTACTCGTACCCGTTGTTGGCATTCTCAGCGCCGCGTTAATACTTAGTGAAGAGCTGTCCTCCCAACAACTTATCGGGGCTCTGATCATCATTGCCGGTTTGTTGGTGAATGTGTTTGGCGGTTTGTTAACGTCTAATCGAAGAGCCTATTAG
- a CDS encoding YbaK/EbsC family protein, translating into MIIFNKIYELLIYQQVDFDIIEHEAEGCTDIISKIRGNSLQQAAKAMVLQVQNGTEQLQYVLAIVPGDSKVNFKSIARLMGGKKSTFAPPEVAQKLTECQMGAVPPFSFNDKLTLCVDERLCSVGRLYFNAGELNKSISLNADDYFKVVGRHCIAEIATPMIAKV; encoded by the coding sequence ATGATAATATTCAATAAAATTTATGAGTTGCTGATTTATCAGCAGGTGGATTTTGACATCATTGAGCATGAGGCTGAGGGCTGCACCGATATTATTAGCAAAATACGTGGCAATAGCCTTCAGCAAGCAGCAAAAGCTATGGTTCTGCAGGTACAGAATGGTACGGAACAGCTACAATATGTTTTGGCAATAGTTCCGGGCGATAGCAAGGTCAACTTCAAAAGTATTGCCCGCTTAATGGGGGGGAAGAAGTCCACCTTTGCGCCGCCGGAAGTGGCGCAAAAACTTACGGAGTGTCAGATGGGGGCAGTCCCCCCTTTTAGCTTTAATGACAAATTAACGCTGTGTGTAGATGAACGCCTTTGCAGCGTAGGGAGACTGTATTTTAATGCTGGAGAATTGAATAAATCGATATCGTTGAACGCCGATGATTATTTCAAGGTGGTAGGGCGACATTGTATTGCGGAAATAGCAACACCGATGATAGCGAAAGTTTAG
- a CDS encoding acetyl-CoA carboxylase biotin carboxylase subunit family protein codes for MKNIFLQIGATRDGQNPYCEIAQGQGFYTVLVEMGDFVDYQSLCIAFPFDMILRIDHPENHVEVLQAYMNAGLLKRPEVVLAGFEAYNQCAGRVREMLSNSHESQSFIPLDKYAQRMALKTTNISFSQPNFRFFSSAHSIKDSRDVLSYPSVIKPIDGGGGLGIWLIKTPEDLDSAVNKLAATMNYGGRLFSGFIIENYLQGEEYSLQGVVCNGRPFALTCCQKVIEVTENNDGNISFYESGHVAEAANKLPEEFINLMHFCCETFNYQQGAFHIDFIVVDGVPYFLEMGFRLSGMGVVNLVKETTGLNWAEIAFNIEQGKSFEGITYLPHSPAVGHLRLRQASHLSAAEFWVQQNQCGNVLLPINFPQLNISSESSLYADLTRHAGILGTLRLTANDTREILTAFHGIISTSRASANKGLQCAE; via the coding sequence ATGAAAAATATCTTTCTGCAGATCGGGGCTACACGTGATGGGCAGAACCCCTACTGTGAAATAGCTCAGGGTCAGGGATTTTATACCGTGTTGGTTGAAATGGGTGACTTTGTTGACTATCAGTCGCTATGTATAGCGTTCCCCTTCGATATGATCTTGCGTATTGATCATCCCGAAAATCACGTTGAGGTGTTGCAAGCCTACATGAATGCCGGGTTACTCAAGCGGCCGGAAGTCGTGCTCGCAGGATTTGAAGCTTATAACCAATGTGCCGGTCGTGTGCGGGAAATGCTCAGCAATTCACACGAAAGTCAAAGCTTTATACCGTTGGATAAGTACGCCCAACGTATGGCTCTAAAAACGACCAATATTAGTTTTTCTCAGCCCAATTTTCGTTTTTTCTCATCAGCACACAGTATCAAAGATTCACGTGACGTTTTAAGTTACCCCTCTGTAATTAAGCCAATAGATGGAGGCGGTGGGCTGGGTATTTGGCTTATTAAAACGCCTGAAGATCTGGATTCTGCTGTCAATAAGCTGGCGGCTACTATGAACTATGGCGGACGCTTATTCTCCGGGTTCATTATTGAAAACTACCTGCAAGGTGAAGAATATTCGTTACAAGGAGTTGTTTGTAATGGACGGCCATTCGCACTAACCTGCTGTCAAAAGGTCATTGAAGTAACAGAGAATAATGACGGTAATATCAGTTTTTACGAATCAGGCCATGTGGCAGAAGCTGCCAATAAATTGCCCGAAGAATTTATCAACTTGATGCACTTCTGCTGTGAAACCTTTAATTATCAACAGGGGGCATTCCATATCGATTTCATCGTGGTGGATGGTGTCCCCTATTTCCTCGAAATGGGATTTCGCTTATCTGGTATGGGAGTGGTTAACTTGGTTAAGGAAACAACGGGCCTTAACTGGGCGGAAATTGCCTTTAACATCGAACAAGGCAAATCGTTTGAAGGTATTACTTATTTACCGCATTCTCCTGCAGTAGGTCACTTACGTTTGCGTCAGGCATCGCATCTTTCTGCCGCCGAGTTTTGGGTACAACAAAATCAGTGCGGCAATGTGTTACTACCAATTAATTTTCCGCAGCTTAATATCTCTAGTGAATCCTCTCTTTATGCGGATTTGACCCGTCACGCCGGTATTCTCGGTACATTGCGTCTGACGGCGAATGACACACGGGAAATTTTGACGGCCTTCCATGGCATTATATCAACGAGTCGGGCATCTGCTAATAAGGGGTTGCAATGTGCAGAATGA
- a CDS encoding ParB family protein: MTIKKPIGRTFRESAPNETTSEDGYSQRFTLASGKSAMFHLETIEASKVAEATFVQLETNGRDQSALTNESLTDITRTIKLQQFFPAIGRKVDGRIEILDGSRRRAGAIIEKVGLNILVTFAEISVADARQLAADIQTAKEHNLREVGLRLLMLRDSGMNQKEIAASQKMSEAKVTRAIQAASVPSELLLPFPVQSELTYPDYKFLLSLHEQLQAKGMSSDELIDQVTELKSNVSDSHAPDEFKTAIMNLFKEVSPTLLERPGKDSFVTHKLWNFAEKDKYARKKTKGRLVNYEFSRLSKELQDELDAAILATIEKHLSE; the protein is encoded by the coding sequence ATGACAATTAAAAAACCTATTGGAAGGACTTTCCGTGAGTCTGCCCCAAATGAAACAACCTCAGAAGACGGTTACTCTCAGCGCTTTACTTTGGCCTCGGGCAAAAGTGCCATGTTCCATCTTGAGACCATTGAGGCATCGAAGGTGGCAGAGGCCACGTTCGTTCAACTCGAAACTAACGGGCGGGATCAGTCTGCATTAACCAACGAGTCATTAACGGACATCACACGGACCATCAAGCTACAGCAATTTTTTCCGGCAATAGGGCGTAAAGTCGATGGGCGGATAGAAATCCTCGATGGATCTCGTCGTCGGGCAGGCGCGATTATTGAAAAGGTTGGACTCAATATCCTGGTGACGTTCGCTGAAATCAGTGTTGCTGATGCACGCCAGTTGGCCGCTGATATTCAAACAGCTAAAGAGCATAATCTGCGCGAAGTGGGTTTACGTTTATTGATGCTTCGCGACAGCGGGATGAATCAGAAAGAAATCGCAGCTTCTCAGAAAATGTCTGAAGCTAAAGTAACGCGTGCTATTCAGGCTGCCTCTGTGCCATCCGAGTTACTTCTCCCCTTCCCTGTGCAATCTGAGCTGACTTACCCTGACTATAAGTTTTTGCTGAGCCTCCATGAACAGCTGCAGGCGAAAGGCATGAGCTCCGACGAACTTATCGATCAGGTCACAGAGCTGAAAAGCAACGTCAGTGACTCGCATGCACCCGATGAGTTTAAGACTGCAATTATGAATCTGTTTAAGGAGGTATCCCCTACCCTTCTTGAACGGCCTGGTAAAGATTCTTTCGTGACTCACAAGCTGTGGAATTTTGCCGAGAAAGATAAATATGCTCGCAAGAAAACTAAAGGACGTTTAGTTAATTATGAATTTAGTCGTTTATCAAAAGAACTGCAGGACGAACTTGATGCGGCTATTTTGGCGACTATTGAAAAACATTTAAGCGAATAA
- a CDS encoding AAA family ATPase: MLTDSKQISKVAQRSERMLISLTEQIQTLKEEMSETSFYQTYAKAALSKLPKLTRANVDYTVAEMELAGYQFDKKAAGSATKYVMSLQNIIDIYHHRGVPKYRDRHREAFTIFLGNLKGGVSKTVSCVSLAHGLRAHPQLLFEDLRVLVIDLDPQSSATMFLNHTRSVGTVDTTAAQAMLQNPSREELLEEFIVSSVVPGVDVLPASIEDAFIASRWEGLCAEHLGKQNPYAVLRENIIDKLVHDYDFIFIDSGPHLDAFLTNAIASADLLMTPIPPAQVDFHSTLKYLTRLPELIGMIEDSGMKTRLLGNIGFMSKLLNKADHKVCHSLAKEIFGGDMLDVALPRLDGFERCGESFDTVISANPATYVGSNETLKNSRIAAEDFAKSVFDRVEFIRTN, from the coding sequence ATGCTTACTGATAGCAAGCAGATCTCGAAGGTTGCCCAACGTTCGGAGAGGATGCTTATTTCTTTGACTGAACAGATCCAGACCCTTAAGGAAGAGATGTCTGAAACATCTTTCTATCAAACTTATGCAAAAGCTGCTTTGTCAAAACTGCCAAAATTAACTCGAGCAAACGTTGATTACACGGTGGCTGAAATGGAACTTGCAGGCTATCAGTTTGATAAAAAAGCGGCAGGTTCTGCCACTAAATACGTGATGTCATTGCAAAACATTATTGATATATATCATCATCGTGGGGTACCAAAATATCGGGATCGCCATAGAGAAGCTTTTACTATTTTCCTGGGTAATTTGAAGGGTGGCGTATCAAAAACGGTAAGCTGCGTCTCATTAGCCCATGGATTGCGTGCCCACCCTCAATTACTCTTTGAGGACCTGAGAGTACTGGTGATTGACCTTGATCCGCAGTCCTCTGCAACGATGTTCCTAAATCACACACGCTCAGTCGGAACGGTCGATACGACGGCAGCTCAAGCCATGCTGCAAAACCCATCACGTGAAGAGTTACTTGAAGAATTTATCGTTTCTTCAGTTGTGCCAGGCGTTGACGTTTTGCCAGCCTCTATCGAGGATGCTTTTATCGCTTCTCGCTGGGAGGGGCTATGTGCCGAACATTTAGGCAAACAAAATCCCTATGCCGTGCTGCGTGAAAACATCATTGATAAACTGGTTCACGATTATGATTTCATTTTCATCGACAGTGGCCCGCATCTCGATGCTTTCCTGACAAACGCCATAGCGTCAGCGGATTTATTGATGACTCCTATCCCCCCTGCTCAAGTTGATTTTCATTCAACACTCAAATATTTGACTCGTCTGCCTGAGTTGATCGGCATGATTGAGGACTCAGGAATGAAAACGCGTTTGTTGGGCAACATTGGCTTTATGTCTAAGCTTCTCAATAAAGCCGACCACAAGGTCTGTCACAGCCTCGCAAAGGAAATCTTTGGTGGTGATATGCTTGATGTGGCTTTGCCTCGCCTTGATGGCTTTGAGCGCTGTGGAGAGTCCTTTGACACGGTGATCTCTGCCAATCCGGCAACTTACGTGGGAAGCAACGAAACTCTTAAGAATTCTCGTATTGCCGCTGAAGACTTTGCAAAGTCAGTATTTGACCGCGTTGAATTTATAAGAACAAACTGA
- a CDS encoding DegT/DnrJ/EryC1/StrS aminotransferase family protein: MEEFNDVCVLNEMVFSASTENELKERFKDIYQRINDEQEYDESGHIAFLPLSRLNSRQERLECRDIISDVIESGFFTSGPYIEKIEEILKNIYGAYTCIATSSGTDALKIALKSVGVAPGDEVIVPLNSFAATENAVMAVGAVPVFANIDKSFNMLADEVARLKTSRTKAVLPVCLYGSCRHIDVIYRIANEADIPVIVDAAQCFGIRSLMNYCDLLILSFNPFKNIGSFGKSGAILTQSPELARMARQYSYHGFSEGKKNIKAQNWGFNSRMDNMQAATLSVKLRHFENNAKKRSLLAARYHLLLAELSHKIMLTPEKYQNTWHLFPVLICQGERDSLFSFARERGVELDIYYPTLSHCGEHPLASAYSSPEQFAPSEIIHSALFHLPLHNHMSLQEQNRVIEVLYDFFK, encoded by the coding sequence ATGGAAGAATTTAACGATGTCTGCGTTTTAAATGAAATGGTTTTCAGCGCATCAACGGAGAATGAACTAAAGGAACGGTTTAAAGATATTTACCAGAGAATTAATGATGAGCAGGAATATGATGAGTCCGGACATATTGCATTTCTGCCTCTATCTAGACTGAACTCACGTCAAGAACGACTGGAATGCCGGGACATCATTTCAGATGTCATTGAAAGCGGGTTTTTTACCAGCGGGCCGTATATTGAGAAAATAGAAGAAATATTAAAAAATATCTATGGTGCATATACATGCATTGCCACCAGTAGCGGAACTGATGCGTTAAAAATCGCGCTTAAATCTGTGGGTGTTGCTCCCGGTGATGAAGTGATTGTCCCTCTGAATTCCTTTGCAGCTACTGAGAATGCTGTAATGGCTGTCGGGGCAGTGCCGGTGTTCGCAAATATTGATAAGTCTTTCAATATGCTTGCGGATGAAGTGGCACGCCTTAAGACATCTAGAACAAAAGCGGTATTACCTGTCTGTCTTTATGGCTCGTGCCGGCATATTGATGTTATTTACCGCATAGCTAATGAGGCCGATATCCCCGTTATTGTAGATGCAGCACAGTGCTTCGGGATCCGGTCACTCATGAATTATTGTGACTTGCTGATTCTGAGCTTTAACCCGTTCAAGAATATTGGTTCATTTGGTAAGTCCGGGGCGATACTGACTCAATCTCCAGAGCTTGCGCGCATGGCGAGACAATATTCCTATCATGGATTTTCTGAAGGTAAAAAGAATATAAAAGCCCAAAACTGGGGGTTTAACAGCCGCATGGATAACATGCAGGCTGCCACGCTCAGTGTCAAACTCAGACACTTTGAAAATAACGCAAAGAAACGCTCTCTGCTTGCCGCACGCTACCATCTTCTGCTGGCAGAACTGTCACATAAAATAATGCTTACGCCTGAGAAATATCAGAATACCTGGCATCTATTCCCTGTACTGATCTGCCAGGGGGAGCGTGATTCTTTGTTTTCCTTTGCGCGTGAAAGAGGAGTTGAGTTAGATATTTACTACCCAACCCTTTCCCATTGCGGGGAACACCCATTAGCTAGCGCTTATTCCAGTCCTGAACAGTTCGCCCCTTCTGAAATTATTCATTCTGCATTGTTTCATCTTCCGCTACATAACCACATGTCGCTCCAGGAACAAAACAGAGTTATCGAGGTACTTTATGACTTTTTTAAATGA
- a CDS encoding replication initiation protein: MELEKLTVVQSNNLLDGAYGSTLDEIRLLYLALAQIDSRKPQPDTLYHLRPQDFQMAFGVNPTSSHRQLRDAADSLMKKPVTIYRNDPKTGKIRKIQMSWFSRLEYVVSDDHSAVVVRFGQDVAPYLYELKESFTQINFNSITKLESPFSLRLYSWLIKNKNINVRNNNKVIDVVLEITWMREMVALVGKYKDYRDFRQKLLEPAIDRINAHTDISVIWEPVKKGRTVFAIKFSYVDESTPVASKPLRPRLPRRPHAVAGSALEGEWARRSIEVFEEYLKTLTQYDETEKATLPDLRKLASWHKIVGNALRHKQVLAEIKARAKK; the protein is encoded by the coding sequence ATGGAATTAGAAAAACTCACAGTAGTTCAGAGTAATAATTTGCTGGATGGTGCTTATGGTTCAACACTGGATGAAATACGTTTGTTGTATCTGGCACTGGCACAGATAGACAGCAGAAAGCCTCAGCCGGATACTTTATACCATCTGCGTCCACAAGATTTTCAAATGGCTTTTGGCGTAAATCCAACAAGCAGCCATCGACAATTGCGTGATGCGGCTGATAGCCTGATGAAAAAACCCGTCACAATCTACCGTAACGATCCAAAAACGGGAAAAATTCGTAAGATTCAAATGTCCTGGTTTTCTCGTTTAGAGTATGTGGTCAGCGACGATCACAGTGCTGTAGTTGTCCGTTTTGGGCAAGACGTTGCCCCCTATCTTTATGAATTAAAAGAATCTTTTACGCAGATCAATTTTAATAGTATTACTAAGTTAGAAAGCCCTTTCTCTTTGCGATTGTATAGCTGGTTGATTAAAAACAAAAATATCAACGTTCGCAATAATAACAAAGTCATTGATGTGGTTCTTGAGATTACCTGGATGCGCGAAATGGTTGCACTCGTAGGTAAATACAAAGACTACCGCGATTTTAGGCAAAAGCTTTTAGAACCGGCGATTGACCGCATAAACGCTCACACCGATATATCCGTTATATGGGAACCTGTTAAAAAAGGGCGCACAGTTTTTGCTATTAAGTTTTCTTACGTAGATGAATCAACACCTGTGGCAAGCAAACCACTCAGGCCCAGGTTGCCTCGCCGACCGCACGCTGTTGCAGGTTCTGCGCTTGAGGGAGAGTGGGCCCGTCGGAGTATTGAAGTTTTTGAAGAATACCTGAAAACACTCACTCAATATGATGAGACAGAAAAAGCAACCTTACCTGATTTGCGTAAACTTGCCAGCTGGCACAAAATTGTAGGTAACGCACTGAGACACAAACAGGTTCTTGCAGAAATAAAAGCGCGTGCAAAAAAATAG